AGAATAACCCTATCATTAACCAACTCCTCAGGCAAAATGAATCGTTTCTTTTTCTCACGCCCCTCTATGTCTTTGTTATCATCCCAAAACGCAAACCCTGTGTTTTTTGTAGCGAGCAACAACGTGAATCGGGAGAACACAAAAGACGAAAACCGTTTTGCACTGCCGCTCAATTACCTCAGGTATTTGGTTCATAGATCCACCAATAATTTCACAATTTTTCAATGATTTCATTCAATATGTTCAACTAaatcattttcaatttttgtgTATCCGATTTGAATTACAACATCATTCGTGTCCGTACGTCGGCGAAGCAATTAGAAACCCTAGCTGGTGTCACGTATCACCAGCATCAAAGTAAGAGGAATTCATTATCATATGTTCATGTATTTTCATATTATGAGGTTAATTGTGTGGTTTATTGATTTATAGACCTGTGTTTTAGCTTCTGGAGTTGTAATTGTTTTAAGTTTTTGGAGTTTTAATTGTTGCTTACTCAATTGCAGAGTAGAATTATCTGCAATGTTGTTTTGGTTTTCAGTTTATGGAAATTTGGAACATAAATTTGTATTATGCTTTTGTTAGGTTTAGAAGGCATATGTTGTGTGCTGGAAGAAAGCTAAGCTTCACATTCTTAAAGTTATATCTGGAATTATCAGACCAGCAAGGTATGTGTATATCTTATTAACTAGATGATATTGTAGTGCAAAGTTATTAACTAGATGATATTTATACAGGATGACACTTTTGTTGGGGCCACCATCTTCTGGTAAGACAACACTTCTGTTGGCTTTGGCGGGAAGATTCGATCCGAGCTTAAGAGTTGAAGGGGAGATAAGTTACAACGGTCATAAACTCAATGAGTTTGAGCCTCGAAGGACAGCGACTTACATCAGTCAGAACGATATTCATGCTAGAGAAATGACTGTTAAGGAGACCCTTGATTTCTCGGCAAAATGCCAAGGCGTTGGATCTCGTTTAGGTAACTTAATTAGCCTCCATATAACATCGGTTTGTTTGTAAAAAATATACGATTAATGACTATAATATAAACGATGAAATACAGAAATGTTAACCGAGCTTGCGAGAAGAGAAAAGGAAGCAGGGATTATTCCAGAAGCTGAAGTTGGCCTTTTCATGAAGGCGACCGCCATTGAAGGAGATGAAAGCAGTTTGATTACTTACTACACTCTAAGAGTAAGTGTGTTGATACTTTTAGACTTTGTATATTTCTCATATTGAAGGCATGGAATATGTCGTACGTTTACACAAAGCAAGTGCTAATGGAAGTTTAGAGGATATTTTAGATCAATCTTCTTCTAATGCTCGTTGTGTTGAAAAAGTAAGTTTAAATAGTTGCTTAGtattttaatacatataattTGTTTCTAATATTATTctttatataatttaaagttttaaactatatataatttatttatattaGCTATTGGCTGAAGAAGCTGCAAAAGGACTTTCTATATTTGATGAGCTTCATGGCACTTTATCAGCTCAGCAAGGAGAGATTGCGGTTTTTGCTAGAGAGCTTCGAAAGGTttgcgtttttttttttgtttacatgagaacttatatgacatttttttacttttttttacgTCTTTTTGGCTTACATGAGATCTTTCATTTTTTTAGTTTATGTTAAATGAaatcttgtttttttttgtttgcaGAGGTTTAATGATAGCATCCACCATACGACAAATATATCTGAGTTCATTAACGGTGTATTTGATAAGCTAATGGAAGGAGTGTATAGCTGAAGGTTTAGAAGATGCAACACATCATCAAGCCAGATTTAAGCTGGTTTTCAATTCGCCTGTCATGAGTCCATTTGGCCCACAAAATCAAGCCCAACAAAGGAGAAGTGAAAGAATTCAGGTCCAGCCAAAGAAATTTGATGATTATGTGATGACTGCCATGTCAGCCACAATCTAACAGAATTCGGTTGCACAAGTCTATTTAAAGTAATTATGTATTGATCATGAGGTAGGCAATTTGTTAGCTCTCATGAGTCTATCTTTCCCATCCCCTTCTTAGAATTCTCTTTCCCATCCCGAACTCTCTGTTCTTAATAAAAATCATTCCAATTATCCTTGTTTGTGTGGTGGTTATTCCAGTTTGGTGCTTTCATTGAGAGTCGATGGTTAAACAGTGATGCGTTTTAGGGAAGACTGAGGCCTTTGATTCACATTATCGATGGTTATGCTTTATGCACAGGAATTCACATTATCGATGGTTATGCTTTATGCACAGGAATATTGTTGACAGTTGAGTGTTAAACTGTaattgatattttttttaaattagtgatttcattaaataataaattaaaaaaagtatTATCATAAGTGTTACCTTTGAAGTGTGACGATCCACGTTGAAGGAAACTAGGATTGAACAACTTGAGTAGGTGTGGTTTTAATGAAGAATGAACTTTAACTTCAATTGATTTGGCTTGAACTTGCTGACGATATGAACTTTAGAACTTGCAATACAATCCTTGATTTGGCTTGAATTGAACTTGCTGAGATGAGAATATGAACTCTAGAATGCAATACAATCTTGTATTCTTATAGAATAAACCAtgatagaattttttttttaaattttaaaagtattatctttgtttttgtttaaaGATAAAAGGATTGatataattttttgtttaaagATGCTTATTAAAATgttaattaaatatttaatatataaaattgcTTTTGAACCGTCATATtcaaattgtttttaaatttcaTATATAAAATGTTAATGCAATCTTCCATCCGTCATATCAATGTTTTTAAATTGCTTTTGAATAGATTTAGTTTAcataatatataaattttaataataaaatgagAAATATATGATGGTTCATATAATAAGATAGGCTTAATATGACGGTTTAATATATCAAGTGTAATATGACGGTTTAATGGAGATTTCATAAATCCAAATCTCAAATATGACGGTTTCATAATCAAAATAAGACGGTCCAATAAAATAGGTTTAATTCCAAATCTCAAATATGTCGCTTTACATAAAATCGTCTTAAAAGCCTTTTCTAAACCGTCTTATTTGATCTTTTGTGTAAACATAACTAAAGTTTAATATctaatgtaatatatatataattctaaCAAAACTGAAGTTACTAGGGTTCTCTTTGGAAGTTTATGTTGTAAATACTATGTTTGGTTGGTAAATGACTTGCTAAAAATGAATATTTCCATATCATGAGAACTGAAAGGAAAAAAACATACCTGAACTTCTTGCGAATACCCAATGTCAAAGATAGTAAGTTCATCGCTTCTCGGGGATGTATATGCAATCTGTTGAACTCAAGTGTTAAATCACACCCCTTACAATGGTACAACGTATAATAGCAAGACCAAAACAGCTTTTGCTACACCAAAAGCAGCATTCTTATATTCATTGAAAGTCTTAGGTTTCATAACTATATAGAGAAGGAAACTTCTTTAATGAAAATCAATTGTGCACATAACGATTGCTTTTGGAAAAATGTGACTTCACtaaattattgaaaacaaacttCAGTAAATATAATTATTGTACTATACTAGAGTATACAACATGTACTTTTTAGTATAGGACAAGGGAAAATTATAAAGAAAATGCAGTTATAACGCACCTCATCTTGATTAGAAGGATTCCAGCGAACAGCGCTGATACTGTTATATAAGCCACCACGAAATAGAGAAAAGTGCTGCAGCTGTTTCTTCTCATCCTTCCCTTCGTCTataacgaaaaaaaaaaaaaaaaaactgtcaaATCCCGCCTGAATTAATAATTGAAATGTAAGTGTGGGCAAACAAATTAAAATGCATCCATGTGATGAATGCTAAACACGTCTTTGAATTTAAGCACATGAAGGCACAGCTATGACAAAAGTTTTAGCATTATACAGAAgaagataaaaaaaaattcataCAATGAAAACAAAGTGATATATGTTCACAGAAATTAATTAAAACATCATTTAAAATCATCGGAGTGCAAAAGGGCTGACATATTAGGCATCCCCAAAGTCACAATGCAAGAGATGAAAGAGCAAGGGGATTTAGCGTGGTTTGGTCTAAGTTGACCTACGTCCACACGCTCCAACTggttcttttattttatttggaGGTGATGAAAAATTACAATGCCATACCATCTATATATTTATAATACAAAATAGGGCAAATAACTTTGGGAACAAGAAGATCATAAATTAGTCAACACGCCTAATTTAACCCGATTAGAATT
Above is a window of Helianthus annuus cultivar XRQ/B chromosome 14, HanXRQr2.0-SUNRISE, whole genome shotgun sequence DNA encoding:
- the LOC110904110 gene encoding ABC transporter G family member 35, with product MTLLLGPPSSGKTTLLLALAGRFDPSLRVEGEISYNGHKLNEFEPRRTATYISQNDIHAREMTVKETLDFSAKCQGVGSRLEMLTELARREKEAGIIPEAEVGLFMKATAIEGDESSLITYYTLRLLAEEAAKGLSIFDELHGTLSAQQGEIAVFARELRKRFNDSIHHTTNISEFINGVFDKLMEGVYS